CGTCCTAGGCACGGATGCAGTTGATGTCGGCAAGGGAATATTGGCAAGCATTCACTTATCAGTCTTAACACCCATATTCTTCGGCAATGGAACCGAGCTAGACCTATTCACTAGGTTATTGGGGTGGCACATAATACTTGTGACCCTAGTGGTTCTGCTCTTTGCTCTTCACTTCTACTTAGCTGAGCAAAATGGATTCATGCCTGACCTAAAGGAGGCTAAATACAAGGCGCCGGCAGTGCTTAGGAAAGATGATGCCAGGATAAAGCCCTGGTGGCCCAGGAACTTCATATTCATGATCGGCATAGTGACGCTGACGTGGGGAATAATATTGATGCTGCCCTCAATACTTGCCTTGCCCCAGATAGTTGATAAAGTGCCCATATTGTTCTCGCCGTATCCAGGGCCATCCCCCGCCAGTCCACAAGCGAGCTTAGTGCCCGCATATCCACCATGGTTCTTCCTCTTCATGTATAAGATGGCTGACATGCCGTTCCCGCTGGCGGTAGATGTATCCATGGGGGCACTCATACCTCTCGTGGTTCTCATCGTGGTGCCATTCATTGATAGGAACGAGGAGCTGCATCCATTGGATAGACCATTCTTAACTGCCCTATTCATCACTGGACTAACNTGGTTAATAGAGCTAAGCATATGGGGAGCCGGGCAACCTGGGGTTCCCGTGAAGCCAATATGGTTGCTCCTAGTCATAATACCGCCATTCATAATATCATTCGGAGGCATATACCTGCTGCACCTAATGTGGAGAAGCATAAAGCCCAAAGTAATTAACGCAGATCCTGGAGATAAAACAACGGCAAGCAATGTCGCTGAGGATAAAGTGGATAAATTATTATCTGCATTAAGCATAATAGTCACCGCAGTAGCCGTCATAATCCTCTTGCTATCGTTCTCGTTGAACCCCATAACGGATGGGCCATTGATAGGGCTAAGTTGGAGCGCACTGCTTCTATTGTTCTCGGCCGACGTATTCATATACTTCAGGTACGAGCTGAAGTAACGATGAGGGATCTATTCAATAAAGTGGTTTTCTGGAACGAGGATAATATAGGAGCAATAGTGATAAAAAATCAACCACTTAACTTAATCGATAGCGATACTCTTAATCAATTATCATCGGCCTTAACATTAGCGTCAAGCGATGCGAGCCTTAAATGGATAATGATAAGCGGGGCCGGGGATAAATTCTTCTCGGCAGGCATAGATTGGGAGCGATTAAGCAATGATTACGACTCAATCAGCGACTTAGTGAATGCGATAAAAACATTCGCGTCGCTGATGGTAACCATAGATAAACCCGTGATCGGCGTGCTCAATGGCTCCGCCGCCGGATTTGGATTGGAAATAGCATTATTGACAGACCTATTAATAGCGCCAAGCGACGCCAAGCTATGCAACCCCGAGGGGGGACTTGGATTACCCATGCTCCTCGGCGCGCCAATTCTGATAAAGACGCTGCCTAGACTGCGTGCAATTCAATTAATCGGTGGGGAAACAATGAATGCGGAGGAGGCGGGAAGACTGGGATTAATACATGCAGTTCTGCCTAGAGATAATTTATTTGGCGATGCCAAATCAATAATACTAAATACAAGGATAGATAAGTATACCCGATCATTCATTCACGAGGATATGGAGCACGTGATAAAGAGCATAAACCCCAGCTTACTGGAGCCGCTGCTCTCTAAATGCCATGGGCTAAACAAGGCCAGCATTATCTCCAAAATAAATGAGGCACGGAATAAATGCCTAACTACCTAAAAACACCCATTATTCATCAAACACACCAATTAAACCCCAGCCGCATTTAGTGAATCCATTTA
The sequence above is a segment of the Thermocladium sp. ECH_B genome. Coding sequences within it:
- a CDS encoding cytochrome B6, with the protein product MGMSRKSIGDWFAETFHLKDIPFMGVPTYMFSIEYWLGGIASAALFWQALTGLLMLLYYQPSDAYDSTMAIIHAVPFGSVLLSSHLYGAYIMILAVYIHGLHVYFKGAYKKPRQFQWVLGVLMFAMVMITSFVGYSMTGDVLGTDAVDVGKGILASIHLSVLTPIFFGNGTELDLFTRLLGWHIILVTLVVLLFALHFYLAEQNGFMPDLKEAKYKAPAVLRKDDARIKPWWPRNFIFMIGIVTLTWGIILMLPSILALPQIVDKVPILFSPYPGPSPASPQASLVPAYPPWFFLFMYKMADMPFPLAVDVSMGALIPLVVLIVVPFIDRNEELHPLDRPFLTALFITGLTWLIELSIWGAGQPGVPVKPIWLLLVIIPPFIISFGGIYLLHLMWRSIKPKVINADPGDKTTASNVAEDKVDKLLSALSIIVTAVAVIILLLSFSLNPITDGPLIGLSWSALLLLFSADVFIYFRYELK